A region of Streptomyces sp. WMMC500 DNA encodes the following proteins:
- a CDS encoding DUF397 domain-containing protein: MRADPPTFRNGSPATELGTEGWQKPWSGTNGGSCVEAKRLPDGSIALRQSTDPTGPALVYTREEMVAFLEGAKDGQADFLVD; the protein is encoded by the coding sequence ATGCGAGCCGACCCCCCAACCTTCCGCAACGGCAGCCCGGCAACCGAACTCGGCACCGAGGGCTGGCAGAAGCCCTGGAGCGGCACCAACGGCGGGAGCTGCGTCGAGGCCAAGCGCCTGCCCGACGGCAGCATCGCGCTGCGCCAGTCCACCGACCCGACCGGTCCGGCCCTCGTCTACACCCGTGAAGAGATGGTCGCCTTCCTGGAAGGCGCCAAGGACGGCCAGGCCGACTTCCTCGTCGACTGA
- a CDS encoding helix-turn-helix transcriptional regulator codes for MVLGKRLRHLRERAKVSFEQAAEAIDVTPLTVRRMEKAEVGLRIPYVRELLRTYGVSGAETDDFLRMAKEANQPGWWYKYRNVLPDWFRAYVSLETDATVIRIYEPHYVPGLLQTADYARTLFRIGFPNEPDEALERRVTLRTTRADLLTSPRAPAMWAVLEEAVLRRPVGGPKVMRAQIDRLIEAIELPNVKMQIMPFSAGPHPGAFGPFHYFRFGFTELPDIVYTENLTGAVYVDQAEDVVEYLETLDRMAVQADPVDRTRSRLVEMREEY; via the coding sequence ATGGTCCTGGGCAAGCGGCTGCGGCACCTGCGGGAACGGGCGAAGGTCAGCTTCGAGCAGGCCGCGGAGGCCATCGACGTCACGCCGCTGACGGTGCGGCGGATGGAGAAGGCGGAGGTCGGCCTGCGCATCCCGTACGTGCGTGAGCTGCTGCGCACCTACGGCGTCTCCGGCGCCGAGACCGACGACTTCCTCCGGATGGCCAAGGAGGCCAACCAGCCAGGGTGGTGGTACAAGTACCGCAACGTCCTTCCGGACTGGTTCCGGGCGTACGTGAGCCTGGAGACCGACGCCACCGTCATCCGCATCTACGAGCCGCACTACGTCCCCGGCCTGCTGCAGACCGCGGACTACGCCAGGACGCTCTTCCGCATCGGCTTTCCCAACGAGCCGGACGAGGCCCTCGAGCGGCGCGTGACACTGCGGACGACCCGCGCGGACCTGCTGACCTCACCCAGGGCGCCCGCGATGTGGGCCGTGCTGGAGGAGGCGGTGCTGCGCCGGCCGGTCGGCGGGCCGAAGGTGATGCGGGCCCAGATAGACCGGCTGATCGAAGCCATCGAACTGCCGAACGTGAAGATGCAGATCATGCCGTTCTCAGCCGGGCCGCACCCGGGCGCGTTCGGCCCGTTCCACTACTTCCGCTTCGGCTTCACCGAACTGCCCGACATCGTCTACACGGAGAACCTCACCGGCGCGGTCTACGTGGACCAGGCCGAGGACGTTGTCGAGTATCTGGAAACACTCGACCGGATGGCCGTCCAGGCCGATCCGGTGGACCGGACCAGGTCACGCCTGGTGGAGATGCGTGAGGAGTACTGA
- a CDS encoding L-rhamnose mutarotase: protein MRIALHTKVRADRIEEYEAAHREVPEELTTAIRAAGATSWTIWRSGADLFHVIECADYARLLAELEHLPVNVTWQARMAELLDVVHDYTGEGAGAGLPVVWEL, encoded by the coding sequence ATGAGGATCGCCCTGCACACGAAGGTCCGCGCCGACCGCATCGAGGAGTACGAGGCGGCCCACCGGGAGGTCCCCGAGGAGCTGACGACGGCCATCCGCGCCGCCGGTGCCACCTCCTGGACCATCTGGCGCAGCGGCGCCGACCTCTTCCACGTCATCGAGTGCGCGGACTACGCCCGCCTCCTCGCGGAGCTGGAACACCTCCCGGTGAACGTCACCTGGCAGGCCCGCATGGCGGAACTCCTGGACGTGGTCCACGACTACACCGGTGAAGGCGCCGGCGCCGGCCTCCCCGTCGTCTGGGAACTCTGA
- a CDS encoding SDR family oxidoreductase — MKDFDGLKAVVTGGASGIGLATARLLAGRGARVAVLDLNPDDLPQPLRGYRADVSDDASVAAAVSDAAGALRGIDVLVNNAGIGAVGTVEDNDDAEWHRVLDVNLLGVVRTTRAALRHLRRSAHPAIVNTCSVAATAGLPQRALYSATKGAVQSLTLAMAADHVREGIRVNCVNPGTADTPWVSRLLDRAPDPTAERAALHARQPMGRLVTADEVAAAIAYLASPAAAAVTGTALAVDGGMQGLRLRPPEPGR; from the coding sequence ATGAAGGACTTCGACGGGCTCAAGGCCGTGGTGACCGGCGGGGCTTCGGGGATCGGGCTGGCCACCGCGCGGCTGCTGGCCGGGCGCGGGGCCCGGGTCGCCGTCCTCGACCTCAACCCCGACGACCTGCCCCAACCCCTGCGCGGCTACCGCGCGGACGTCTCCGACGACGCCTCCGTCGCCGCGGCCGTCAGCGACGCGGCCGGCGCCCTGCGCGGCATCGACGTCCTGGTCAACAACGCCGGGATCGGCGCCGTCGGCACCGTCGAGGACAACGACGACGCCGAGTGGCACCGCGTCCTGGACGTCAACCTGCTCGGCGTCGTCCGCACCACCCGCGCCGCACTGCGCCACCTGCGCCGGTCCGCACACCCCGCGATCGTCAACACCTGCTCCGTGGCCGCCACCGCCGGCCTCCCGCAGCGCGCGCTGTACTCCGCCACCAAGGGCGCCGTGCAGTCCCTGACCCTGGCGATGGCGGCCGACCACGTACGCGAGGGCATCCGCGTCAACTGCGTGAACCCCGGTACCGCGGACACCCCCTGGGTCAGCCGGCTGCTGGACCGGGCCCCGGACCCGACCGCCGAACGCGCCGCACTCCACGCCCGCCAGCCGATGGGCCGGCTGGTCACCGCCGACGAAGTCGCCGCGGCCATCGCCTACCTGGCCAGCCCCGCCGCCGCCGCGGTCACCGGCACCGCGCTCGCCGTCGACGGCGGCATGCAGGGCCTGCGCCTGCGCCCCCCGGAGCCGGGCCGATGA
- a CDS encoding TetR family transcriptional regulator, translating into MDTAVSSTGARARTRRAILDAGTAVLAKNPTASLADVAAAAGVGRTTVHRYFSERSDLVAAIGVDVLDKIGAATDRARPGDGPALTALERICQEYFELGESLAIVFDESLSATWNWENWEEETEADRALARLVDRGREEGALDSRLDSDWIVQVLWSLLYVAWQRSRSGDTKHNALSLCLHTLRKSVGAPS; encoded by the coding sequence ATGGACACCGCAGTGAGCAGCACCGGCGCGCGGGCCCGGACACGGCGCGCCATCCTCGACGCCGGCACCGCCGTGCTCGCCAAGAACCCGACGGCCTCGCTGGCCGACGTGGCGGCGGCGGCGGGCGTCGGGCGCACCACGGTGCACCGGTACTTCTCCGAGCGCTCCGACCTGGTCGCCGCCATCGGCGTGGACGTCCTCGACAAGATCGGCGCCGCGACGGACCGCGCCCGCCCGGGCGACGGCCCCGCCCTCACCGCGCTGGAGCGGATCTGCCAGGAGTACTTCGAGCTGGGCGAGAGCCTCGCGATCGTCTTCGACGAGTCGCTGTCCGCGACCTGGAACTGGGAGAACTGGGAGGAGGAGACGGAGGCCGACCGCGCACTGGCCCGGCTCGTCGACCGCGGCCGGGAGGAAGGCGCGCTGGACAGCCGGCTTGACTCCGACTGGATCGTTCAGGTGCTGTGGTCGCTGCTCTACGTCGCCTGGCAGCGCAGCCGCAGCGGGGACACCAAGCACAACGCGCTGAGCCTGTGCCTGCACACCCTGCGGAAGTCCGTGGGCGCACCGTCGTAA
- a CDS encoding ABC transporter ATP-binding protein, translating to MTVPESVRVLWSFARPHRRVLALGLLLALAGSALGLASPMVTKWVLDSLADDASLTGPVVTLLVLMVVGAVVGHRQWVILGTVGERVVLDARESMVRRFFRATVPGVTARPPGELVSRAVSDTTLLHASASGAVVGLVNGVVMLVGTLAMMAVLDLVLLATTVASVIVVVVLFATLMPAIARAQEQAQEYVGRLGGRLEGALRAVRTVKAGGAEERQADRIAQDARSAAGHGLKAIRLEATVWVIAWTGIELAIILVLGIGAWRVDAGTLEVSGLIAFLLYAFGLMGPVTELSQHVSELQSGIAAARRIRAVDELTTEAESAAAAAPAPAKAAAVPVGAPAAAAGDRADGPPPGGSGGPAVLELRGVTAGYGPGREPAVRGIDLAVPRRGHTAVVGPSGAGKTTLLSLILRFLEPQEGELALDGRPYRELSHTAIRSRLAYVEQDTPVVPGTIRDNLLFSSPDAEEEDLHRVLRDVRLAEKVGGLDDGLDTELSSTAVSGGERQRIALARALLREPDVLLLDEATAQLDALTEAAVHECIRVRARAGAVVTIAHRLSTVIDADTIVVMESGRIRARGTHDELLAADVLYRDLVEALRIASAGSGAAAPAGHAAAPATVAAPGAPQRTG from the coding sequence ATGACTGTTCCGGAAAGCGTGCGCGTCCTCTGGTCGTTCGCCAGACCCCACCGGCGGGTGCTGGCCCTCGGCCTGCTGCTGGCCCTGGCCGGGTCCGCCCTCGGCCTCGCGTCCCCGATGGTGACGAAGTGGGTGCTGGACTCCCTCGCCGACGACGCCTCGCTCACCGGCCCCGTCGTCACCCTCCTGGTGCTGATGGTCGTCGGCGCGGTGGTCGGGCACCGGCAGTGGGTGATCCTCGGCACGGTCGGCGAGCGCGTGGTGCTGGACGCGCGCGAGTCGATGGTGCGCCGCTTCTTCCGGGCCACGGTGCCGGGGGTGACCGCCCGCCCGCCCGGCGAGCTGGTCTCCCGGGCCGTCTCCGACACGACGCTGCTGCACGCCTCCGCCTCGGGCGCCGTCGTCGGCCTGGTCAACGGCGTGGTCATGCTGGTCGGCACGCTGGCGATGATGGCCGTGCTCGATCTCGTGCTGCTCGCGACCACGGTCGCGTCGGTGATCGTCGTCGTGGTCCTCTTCGCCACGCTGATGCCCGCCATCGCGCGGGCGCAGGAGCAGGCGCAGGAGTACGTGGGCAGGCTCGGCGGGCGCCTGGAAGGCGCGCTGCGCGCGGTGCGTACGGTCAAGGCCGGCGGCGCCGAGGAGCGTCAGGCCGACCGGATAGCGCAGGACGCCCGGTCCGCCGCCGGCCACGGGCTGAAGGCGATCCGGCTGGAGGCGACGGTCTGGGTGATCGCCTGGACGGGCATCGAGCTGGCGATCATCCTGGTGCTCGGCATCGGGGCGTGGCGGGTGGACGCCGGGACCCTGGAGGTCTCCGGGCTCATCGCCTTTCTGCTTTACGCCTTCGGACTGATGGGACCGGTGACCGAGCTGAGCCAGCACGTCTCGGAGCTGCAGTCGGGCATCGCCGCGGCCCGGCGGATCCGGGCGGTGGACGAGCTGACCACCGAGGCCGAGTCGGCCGCCGCGGCGGCACCGGCACCCGCGAAGGCGGCCGCCGTACCCGTCGGCGCGCCCGCGGCCGCGGCCGGCGACCGGGCGGACGGGCCGCCTCCCGGCGGGTCGGGCGGCCCCGCCGTGCTCGAACTGCGGGGCGTCACCGCCGGGTACGGGCCGGGCCGCGAACCCGCGGTGCGCGGCATCGACCTCGCCGTGCCGCGCCGGGGGCACACCGCCGTCGTGGGCCCGTCCGGCGCCGGCAAGACGACGCTCCTGTCACTCATCCTGCGCTTCCTGGAGCCCCAGGAGGGCGAACTGGCCCTCGACGGGCGGCCGTACCGCGAGCTGAGCCACACCGCGATCCGCTCCCGGCTGGCCTACGTGGAGCAGGACACCCCGGTCGTCCCGGGCACCATCCGTGACAACCTGCTGTTCTCCAGCCCCGACGCCGAGGAGGAGGACCTGCACCGCGTGCTGCGCGACGTGCGGCTGGCCGAGAAGGTCGGTGGTCTCGACGACGGGCTGGACACCGAGCTGTCCTCGACCGCCGTCTCCGGCGGCGAGCGCCAGCGCATCGCCCTGGCGCGCGCGCTGCTGCGCGAGCCGGACGTGCTCCTGCTGGACGAGGCCACCGCCCAGCTCGACGCGCTCACCGAGGCCGCGGTCCACGAGTGCATACGCGTCCGGGCGCGGGCCGGCGCCGTCGTCACGATCGCCCACCGGCTGTCGACCGTGATCGACGCGGACACCATCGTGGTGATGGAGTCCGGCCGGATCCGCGCCCGCGGCACGCACGACGAACTGCTGGCGGCCGACGTGCTCTACCGCGACCTGGTGGAGGCCCTGCGCATCGCCTCGGCGGGGTCGGGGGCCGCTGCGCCCGCCGGTCACGCAGCGGCCCCCGCCACCGTCGCCGCCCCCGGTGCGCCTCAGCGCACCGGGTAG
- a CDS encoding S8 family serine peptidase, with protein MHRSPRRHLPVRAAVLGGLATLLASVPSLATALPESSVSQPAAVTAAATAAPRALAGAPSGQDERTAAGAGPGTEVTLVTGDTVTLGPVSDGRPTVSVAPAEGAAGTGSFTTLHERGDVYVVPDDVAGLVPRVLDIELFNVTALAAMDYDDTATDTLPLIVRGPRPLAALDEAAGSRRLPSIDATAVDVPKDAAAGFAERLTAPAGPRAAAGVTKVWLDREVRAAELDWNLGMIGAPEAWEGGLSGAGVDVAVLDSGIDAAHPDLRGQVAAAEDFTGGGSTGDPHGHGTHVASLVAGTGAAADGARRGVAHGAKLLNARVLDEEGRGQSSWVIAGMEWATAQGAEVANLSLGAQPGAGDDPVALALDALTADTGTLFVAAAGNSGPFGATIQSPGIADSALTVGAAVPSGRPAHFSSAGPTLGTYRAKPDVMAPGAGITAARSGGGTADPYTTMDGTSQATPHVAGAAALLLEKHPDWSWERVKTALMTTADGDPDRTVSHVAGAGMLDLPGAVSDTLEFDRGNVDFGYLRHPEGTGQRSVEFSVTNHGTQAEHLDVSDNARDVYDDAAPDDLVTLSPARVTVEPGQTRRITATLTPAAAQPRVYHGGVVVKREGRDTVTLPLNVYLEPPRHDIRLTVLDRHGEPWAGGTVWVANMDDYRPVSGGGSQAVHLDGNGQGTARLLPGSLSVMAKVETPAREGSPATVAFAGSPEVMLDRDMEYTVDARQAKQLRPAEVAGADTRVGHVSVHYQRRDARKGIGIGDGIYATGEEVENGRVFLQPTGPVERGTVAFETRWRLDATGPERGRQADVYELVLGGETVADPPVYDVSRAEVRDLARLTSDYRSLLGRPDRYVESRAAYSSRISAGYTMSRGLDVPRRRTELVTAGPEVSWRHCVVAPAAAGTALCGATTAYERGERDAPVWFRGAAPAVVSGVHYGGSISLPFRHLSDGRHHGEVGDSDALGTGSRRLYRDGVEVQPRGPASSYYDVPPEPATFRLEHTSRPDPARLPIGTRTETSWTFPSRGPGPGGPSTRPRLLAVDYRPPTRDDGTLRAGVPLVMGARMVSADSPTDWREENGRLRLWVSTDSGERWHRMAALPLPDGSVLAAAPGVRLRAGDSVSLRVEGSAAEGRTVDQTIVDAYPVR; from the coding sequence ATGCATCGTTCGCCCCGGCGTCACCTGCCCGTCCGCGCCGCCGTGCTCGGCGGCCTCGCCACGTTGCTGGCCTCCGTGCCCTCTCTAGCCACAGCGCTGCCGGAATCGTCCGTGTCACAGCCGGCGGCCGTCACCGCCGCGGCCACCGCCGCCCCGCGGGCCCTTGCCGGCGCGCCGTCCGGACAGGACGAGCGCACCGCGGCGGGGGCCGGTCCGGGCACCGAGGTCACCCTCGTGACGGGCGACACCGTCACCCTCGGCCCCGTCTCCGACGGCCGTCCCACCGTCTCCGTGGCACCCGCTGAAGGCGCCGCCGGGACCGGGTCGTTCACCACCCTGCACGAGCGCGGCGACGTGTACGTCGTCCCCGACGACGTGGCCGGCCTCGTGCCCCGCGTCCTGGACATCGAGCTGTTCAACGTCACCGCGCTCGCCGCGATGGACTACGACGACACCGCCACCGACACCCTCCCGCTGATCGTCCGCGGCCCCCGCCCGCTGGCCGCGCTGGACGAGGCCGCGGGCAGCCGCAGGCTGCCCAGCATCGACGCCACCGCCGTCGACGTGCCCAAGGACGCCGCCGCCGGCTTCGCCGAGCGGCTCACCGCCCCCGCGGGACCCCGGGCCGCGGCCGGGGTGACGAAGGTGTGGCTCGACCGCGAGGTCCGCGCCGCGGAACTCGACTGGAACCTCGGCATGATCGGCGCCCCCGAGGCGTGGGAGGGCGGCCTGAGCGGCGCCGGCGTCGACGTCGCCGTGCTCGACTCCGGCATCGACGCCGCCCACCCCGATCTGCGCGGCCAGGTGGCCGCCGCCGAGGACTTCACCGGCGGCGGCTCCACCGGCGACCCCCACGGCCACGGCACGCACGTCGCCTCGCTCGTCGCCGGCACCGGCGCGGCGGCGGACGGCGCCCGGCGCGGCGTCGCCCACGGGGCGAAGCTGCTGAACGCCCGGGTGCTGGACGAGGAGGGCCGGGGCCAGTCGTCCTGGGTCATCGCGGGCATGGAGTGGGCCACCGCGCAGGGCGCCGAGGTGGCGAACCTCAGCCTCGGCGCGCAGCCGGGGGCGGGCGACGACCCGGTCGCCCTCGCACTGGACGCGCTCACCGCGGACACCGGCACCCTCTTCGTCGCGGCGGCGGGCAACTCCGGCCCGTTCGGCGCCACCATCCAGTCGCCGGGTATCGCGGACAGTGCGCTGACCGTCGGCGCCGCGGTGCCCAGCGGCAGACCGGCGCACTTCTCCAGCGCCGGGCCGACCCTCGGCACGTACCGCGCCAAGCCCGACGTCATGGCGCCGGGCGCCGGCATCACCGCCGCCCGCTCCGGCGGCGGCACGGCCGACCCGTACACGACGATGGACGGCACCTCGCAGGCCACGCCGCACGTCGCCGGCGCCGCCGCGCTGCTGCTGGAGAAGCACCCCGACTGGAGCTGGGAGCGGGTGAAGACGGCGCTCATGACCACCGCGGACGGGGACCCCGACCGGACGGTGTCGCACGTCGCCGGTGCCGGCATGCTCGACCTGCCCGGTGCCGTCTCCGACACCCTCGAGTTCGACCGCGGCAACGTCGACTTCGGCTACCTCCGCCACCCCGAGGGCACCGGGCAGCGGTCCGTCGAGTTCTCCGTCACCAACCACGGCACGCAGGCCGAGCACCTCGACGTCTCCGACAACGCCCGCGACGTCTACGACGACGCGGCGCCCGACGACCTCGTCACCCTGAGCCCGGCCCGGGTCACCGTCGAGCCCGGCCAGACCCGGCGGATCACGGCCACACTCACCCCTGCCGCGGCGCAGCCGCGCGTCTACCACGGCGGGGTCGTGGTGAAACGGGAGGGCCGCGACACCGTCACCCTGCCGCTCAACGTCTACCTCGAACCGCCCCGGCACGACATCCGGCTGACCGTGCTCGACCGGCACGGCGAGCCCTGGGCCGGCGGCACCGTGTGGGTCGCCAACATGGACGACTACCGCCCGGTGAGCGGCGGCGGCTCCCAGGCCGTGCACCTGGACGGGAACGGACAGGGCACCGCCCGGCTGCTGCCCGGGTCGCTCAGCGTGATGGCGAAGGTGGAGACCCCGGCGCGCGAAGGCTCACCGGCCACGGTCGCGTTCGCCGGCTCGCCCGAGGTCATGCTCGACCGCGACATGGAGTACACCGTCGACGCACGGCAGGCGAAGCAACTGCGGCCGGCGGAGGTCGCGGGCGCCGACACCCGGGTCGGGCACGTCTCCGTCCACTACCAGCGCCGCGACGCCAGGAAGGGCATCGGCATAGGTGACGGCATCTACGCCACCGGCGAGGAGGTCGAGAACGGCCGGGTGTTCCTGCAGCCGACCGGGCCGGTGGAGCGGGGCACCGTGGCGTTCGAGACCCGCTGGCGGCTGGACGCGACGGGTCCGGAGCGCGGCCGGCAGGCCGACGTCTACGAGCTGGTGCTCGGCGGCGAGACAGTCGCCGACCCGCCCGTGTACGACGTCTCCCGCGCCGAGGTCCGCGACCTCGCCCGGCTGACCTCCGACTACCGCTCGCTGCTCGGCCGCCCCGACCGGTACGTCGAGAGCCGGGCCGCCTACTCCTCCCGGATCTCCGCCGGCTACACCATGAGCAGGGGGCTGGACGTGCCGCGGCGCAGGACCGAACTGGTCACCGCCGGCCCGGAGGTGAGCTGGCGGCACTGCGTGGTCGCCCCGGCGGCGGCCGGCACCGCGCTGTGCGGGGCGACGACGGCGTACGAGCGCGGTGAGCGGGACGCGCCCGTGTGGTTCCGCGGTGCGGCACCGGCGGTGGTCTCCGGCGTCCACTACGGCGGCAGCATCTCGCTGCCCTTCCGGCACCTGAGCGACGGCAGGCACCACGGCGAGGTGGGGGACAGCGACGCGCTGGGCACCGGGAGCCGGCGGCTGTACCGCGACGGCGTCGAGGTGCAGCCGCGGGGGCCCGCGAGCTCGTACTACGACGTTCCGCCGGAGCCGGCGACGTTCCGCCTGGAGCACACCTCGCGACCGGACCCCGCGCGGCTGCCGATCGGCACCCGGACGGAGACGAGTTGGACCTTTCCCTCCCGCGGGCCCGGGCCCGGCGGCCCGTCCACCCGTCCGCGGCTGCTCGCCGTGGACTACCGGCCGCCGACCCGCGACGACGGCACCCTGCGCGCCGGCGTCCCCCTGGTGATGGGGGCCCGGATGGTGTCCGCCGACAGCCCGACCGACTGGCGTGAGGAGAACGGCAGGCTGCGGCTGTGGGTGTCCACCGACTCCGGCGAGCGCTGGCACCGCATGGCGGCCCTGCCCCTGCCGGACGGCTCGGTGCTCGCCGCCGCCCCCGGTGTGCGGCTGCGCGCGGGCGACTCCGTCTCCCTGCGCGTCGAGGGCTCGGCCGCGGAGGGCCGGACCGTCGACCAGACCATCGTCGACGCCTACCCGGTGCGCTGA
- a CDS encoding LuxR C-terminal-related transcriptional regulator has translation MLEPAGVGPTEERVYRLLVGLHGADVETVAGELGLDRRGAEALLTSLHEKGLVSGPEQRPGGSGHFVPVAPDVALGPRLLRGQEALERARRGVTELAEEFRAGGRRRDGRQLVEVVTGVAAIRQQIRDLAHGARKEVLALCKAGHVAMPSEDNDEEFEMLAQGVRYRVIYERALLEEPGMLDNVALGIRAGEEARAATALPVRLMIADGVLALCPLVPSADSRFGEPTVAVVRSSALLDALIALFESQWAAASPLHVTGAGELAGLGDGAAVPGPALAEDERYLLSLVVAGLADKAIATQLGISQRTVQRRLRDMMGRVGADTRAQLVWQAARRDWLP, from the coding sequence GTGCTGGAGCCGGCAGGTGTCGGACCGACGGAGGAACGGGTGTACCGGCTGCTGGTCGGGCTGCACGGCGCGGACGTGGAGACCGTGGCCGGGGAGCTGGGCCTCGACCGGCGGGGGGCGGAGGCGCTGCTGACCTCGCTGCATGAGAAGGGACTGGTCAGCGGCCCCGAGCAACGTCCGGGCGGATCCGGGCACTTCGTGCCCGTGGCACCGGACGTGGCGCTCGGGCCGCGGCTGCTGCGCGGGCAGGAGGCGCTGGAGCGGGCCAGACGCGGAGTGACGGAGCTGGCCGAGGAGTTCCGGGCCGGCGGGCGGCGCCGCGACGGGCGGCAGCTCGTCGAGGTGGTCACGGGCGTGGCGGCGATCCGGCAGCAGATACGCGACCTCGCGCACGGGGCCCGGAAGGAGGTGCTGGCGTTGTGCAAGGCCGGGCACGTGGCGATGCCGTCGGAGGACAACGACGAGGAGTTCGAGATGCTCGCCCAGGGCGTGCGCTACCGCGTGATCTACGAACGCGCGCTGCTGGAGGAGCCCGGGATGCTCGACAACGTCGCCCTCGGGATCCGGGCGGGCGAGGAGGCGCGGGCGGCGACGGCGCTGCCGGTGCGGCTGATGATCGCGGACGGAGTGCTGGCGCTGTGCCCGCTGGTGCCGAGCGCGGACAGCAGGTTCGGCGAGCCGACGGTGGCGGTGGTGCGCAGCAGCGCGCTGCTGGACGCGCTGATCGCACTCTTCGAGAGCCAGTGGGCGGCGGCCTCGCCGCTGCACGTCACGGGGGCGGGCGAGCTGGCCGGGCTCGGCGACGGCGCCGCGGTGCCGGGACCGGCGCTGGCGGAGGACGAGCGCTACCTGCTGTCCCTGGTGGTGGCGGGGCTGGCGGACAAGGCGATCGCCACCCAGCTCGGCATCAGCCAGCGCACGGTGCAGCGGCGGCTGCGGGACATGATGGGCCGGGTGGGTGCGGACACGCGGGCGCAGTTGGTGTGGCAGGCGGCCCGCCGGGACTGGCTGCCGTGA